A region of the Bacillus sp. NP247 genome:
GTTTCATAAATGTATCATTTAACCGCTTTCAAGTTTTTTATGTCTTCCATCCGTCTCGGAAGTAAAAATGTAATACATATTGTAGTTCCCATCTCTTCACTACTCTCAATCCGCATACTTCCGCCTTGCTTCTTCATAATCTCCTGACAAATGTATAAGCCATAGCCATTCCCGTAACTAGAAGGAAGCACCTTACCTTCCGGAGACTCATTCCATTCTGCAAGCACACCTTCATCCATACCAATACCATCATCATGAACAAAAACTTTCGCTTCCTGCTCATTTATAATTACATTCATACGAACTTGCGTAGCATCACTATATTTAATCGCATTATCAAGCACATTCAAGAAAATTTGCTTCGTCTTATCAAAATCCGCAACGACGTGTACTTCCGTTAACTCATTCATAACTTCAATTTCAAACTGCTGCAACCTGAGTTTCACAATCGAAATTGCTTCTTCTGCCAATTCTTTAATATTCACGACTGTAGGTGACACTTCAAACGTACTCGTCCCGTACTTTGAAGACTTAAGTAATTCCTCTACAAGTGATAATAGACGCTCACTTTCTACAGACACATAACGGAGGCTCTCCTGCACATCTTCCTTCGACTGTAACTTCGGAATTAAATCTACATAACCGATAATTGCTGTTAGCGGTGTTTTCAGCTCATGCGTAATGCGGTCCAAGAAATCTTTCTGTTTCTCTTTCTCTTCCTTGAGCTGCTTAATATGCAGCTCAATCCCATCAGCCATCGCATTAAAGGACGCTGAAAGCTGCGCAATTTCCACATACTCATTCAGCTCAATCTTACTTTCATAATCTCCATTCGCAAGCCGGTGTGCCATTTGCCTTAACTGATCAATCGGCTTATGAAGAGACTTCGCCAAACGAATCGCAAAGAAAATACCAGCAGCCACTAAACAAAGAGACGTCATTAAAAATGTCCAACTCACATTTGTTAAAACTTCCTTCTCATCCGTTAACTCATTTATAAAACGAATACTACCAATGACATCGTTTCCATAATAAACCGGACTTGAAAACAAAAGAATTGGAGCTGGGTCTCCCTCCTCGAAAACATAAGATTTCTTTCCCTTCAAAGAACTCCC
Encoded here:
- a CDS encoding HAMP domain-containing sensor histidine kinase, which encodes MSLKRNMVFGIVGLLIPILVLLYAVVYIALEKNVYHNAADSLEKLSVEAQIYTMNYLEKEAEVETLGPNSLLIASYLAKRMDVRVQMIGKNGDVVADTQKGALLHRNIDIGSSLKGKKSYVFEEGDPAPILLFSSPVYYGNDVIGSIRFINELTDEKEVLTNVSWTFLMTSLCLVAAGIFFAIRLAKSLHKPIDQLRQMAHRLANGDYESKIELNEYVEIAQLSASFNAMADGIELHIKQLKEEKEKQKDFLDRITHELKTPLTAIIGYVDLIPKLQSKEDVQESLRYVSVESERLLSLVEELLKSSKYGTSTFEVSPTVVNIKELAEEAISIVKLRLQQFEIEVMNELTEVHVVADFDKTKQIFLNVLDNAIKYSDATQVRMNVIINEQEAKVFVHDDGIGMDEGVLAEWNESPEGKVLPSSYGNGYGLYICQEIMKKQGGSMRIESSEEMGTTICITFLLPRRMEDIKNLKAVK